One Bosea sp. 685 DNA segment encodes these proteins:
- a CDS encoding TIGR04028 family ABC transporter substrate-binding protein, giving the protein MKGFQGFAAGRGVVFAAAGALTLAAVFPAGAQDKPVQGGTLVYLEQQAHTTLYPPAGGFYPNGGVLNQITDKLTYQNPQTLEIEPWIAKSWTINPDATEYIFELREGVTFSDGTPLDAAAVAKNYDIFGLGNRELKYPVSEVINNYSRSEVLGPLTVKFTFSKPSPGFLQGTSVIGSGLVSLKTLELAFDQLGDATKIIGSGPFVVASEVLGRELVLAARKDYKWGPAKLAHQGRALLDGIKYVVTPEDSVRIGALVAGQGHVIRQIQAYDEKQVKGDGFQIYAPSTRGINNSIVFRPDNPLVADLRVRKALLHATNSKEIVETLFSENYPRATSIIAATAAGYIDLSDKLGFDRGKAEALLDEAGWKLGSRGLRQKDGRDLILTAFESLPQPQNKETLQLVAQQWQQIGVKLNVLAGDAGTRVIDNLDPQKTPVSPGMVGRADPDVIKSQFYPTNRNVLLQKGGTSTKVKEFVDPKLNDLLDAISAEPDAKRRLALTGEVQLYVLDQAYVIPIFEEPQAFAAAPNIKGIAFEAVGRPSFYATWIAKK; this is encoded by the coding sequence ATGAAGGGCTTCCAGGGCTTTGCCGCGGGGCGTGGTGTCGTGTTCGCAGCGGCAGGTGCGTTGACGCTGGCTGCCGTGTTCCCTGCCGGCGCGCAGGACAAACCCGTCCAGGGCGGGACGCTGGTCTATCTCGAACAGCAGGCCCACACCACTCTCTACCCGCCCGCCGGCGGCTTCTATCCCAATGGCGGCGTGCTCAATCAGATCACCGACAAGCTCACCTACCAGAATCCGCAGACGCTCGAGATCGAGCCCTGGATCGCCAAATCATGGACGATCAATCCCGACGCGACCGAATATATCTTCGAATTGCGCGAGGGCGTGACCTTCTCCGACGGCACGCCGCTCGATGCGGCTGCGGTCGCGAAGAATTACGACATCTTTGGGCTCGGCAACCGCGAGCTGAAATATCCGGTCTCCGAGGTCATCAACAATTACAGCCGCAGCGAAGTGCTGGGTCCGCTCACCGTCAAATTCACCTTCTCCAAGCCATCGCCGGGCTTCCTGCAGGGAACCTCCGTGATCGGCTCCGGCCTGGTCTCGTTGAAAACGCTGGAACTGGCCTTCGACCAGCTTGGCGACGCGACCAAGATCATCGGCTCGGGGCCCTTCGTGGTTGCGAGCGAGGTGCTCGGGCGCGAGCTCGTCCTGGCCGCTCGTAAGGACTATAAATGGGGCCCGGCCAAGCTCGCCCATCAGGGCCGCGCACTGCTCGACGGCATCAAATATGTCGTGACGCCGGAAGACAGCGTGCGCATCGGCGCCCTGGTCGCAGGCCAGGGGCATGTCATCCGCCAGATCCAGGCCTATGACGAAAAGCAGGTCAAGGGCGATGGCTTCCAGATCTACGCGCCGTCGACGCGCGGCATCAACAACAGCATCGTCTTCCGCCCCGACAACCCGCTCGTGGCCGATCTGCGCGTCCGCAAGGCGCTGCTGCATGCGACCAACAGCAAGGAGATCGTCGAGACGCTGTTCTCGGAGAATTATCCGCGCGCGACCTCGATCATCGCCGCGACGGCGGCCGGCTATATCGACCTCTCCGACAAGCTTGGCTTCGACCGTGGGAAGGCCGAAGCGCTGCTCGACGAGGCCGGCTGGAAGCTCGGTTCGCGAGGCCTGCGCCAGAAGGATGGACGCGACCTTATCCTGACGGCCTTCGAGTCGTTGCCGCAACCGCAGAACAAGGAGACGCTCCAGCTCGTTGCCCAGCAATGGCAGCAGATCGGCGTCAAGCTCAACGTGCTCGCCGGCGACGCCGGCACCCGCGTCATCGACAATCTCGACCCACAGAAGACGCCGGTCTCGCCCGGCATGGTCGGGCGCGCCGACCCCGACGTGATCAAGAGCCAGTTCTATCCGACGAACCGGAACGTCCTGCTCCAGAAGGGCGGCACGTCCACCAAGGTGAAGGAGTTCGTCGATCCGAAGCTGAACGATCTGCTCGATGCCATCTCCGCCGAGCCCGATGCGAAGAGGCGGCTCGCGCTCACCGGCGAGGTGCAGCTTTATGTGCTGGACCAGGCCTATGTGATTCCGATCTTCGAGGAGCCGCAGGCCTTCGCCGCCGCGCCGAACATCAAGGGGATCGCCTTCGAGGCGGTCGGGCGGCCGAGCTTCTACGCGACCTGGATCGCGAAGAAATAA
- a CDS encoding glucose 1-dehydrogenase produces the protein MISDLKGKVVLVTGASTGIGAAVAKGFARHGAKVVVHYNASRDAAMAVLDEIKREGGDGLAVSGDVTKQEDVKALAAGTMAHFGRVDVLVNNAGGMLGRVVTTEMDDEHYDKVMCLNCWSVFSMTREVAPLMPSDGGSSIINVTSIAARNGGGGGAILYGASKGFVSAFTKGMARELVPSRIRVNAVAPGVIDTPFHERYSNAEQIEAMRRTVPMGRVGTSDDCVGAFLFLASGELSGYVTGQVLEVNGGQLMP, from the coding sequence ATGATCTCCGACCTGAAAGGCAAGGTCGTTCTCGTCACGGGCGCGAGCACGGGCATCGGCGCGGCGGTCGCCAAAGGGTTTGCCCGGCACGGCGCCAAGGTCGTCGTGCACTACAATGCCAGCCGCGACGCGGCGATGGCCGTGCTCGACGAGATCAAGCGCGAGGGTGGTGACGGCCTGGCCGTGTCCGGCGATGTGACGAAGCAGGAGGACGTCAAGGCGCTGGCCGCAGGGACGATGGCGCATTTCGGTCGCGTCGACGTTCTCGTCAACAATGCCGGCGGCATGCTCGGCCGGGTCGTGACGACCGAAATGGACGATGAGCATTACGACAAGGTGATGTGCCTCAATTGCTGGTCGGTCTTCTCAATGACCCGCGAGGTCGCGCCATTGATGCCCAGCGATGGCGGCAGCTCGATCATCAACGTGACCTCGATCGCCGCCCGCAATGGCGGCGGGGGCGGCGCCATCCTGTACGGCGCCTCGAAGGGCTTCGTCAGCGCTTTCACCAAGGGCATGGCGCGCGAGCTCGTGCCGTCCAGGATCCGTGTCAACGCCGTGGCGCCGGGCGTGATCGATACGCCCTTCCATGAGCGCTATTCGAATGCCGAGCAGATCGAGGCGATGCGCCGAACGGTGCCGATGGGCCGTGTCGGCACCTCGGATGACTGTGTCGGAGCCTTCCTCTTCCTGGCCTCGGGCGAGCTCAGCGGCTACGTCACCGGCCAGGTGCTGGAGGTGAATGGCGGCCAGTTGATGCCGTAG
- a CDS encoding DUF2891 domain-containing protein, giving the protein MPTEPRELTAEIAERFARIALGHVGREYPNKPDHVLAGPQDARTPRELHPVFYGSFDWHSCVHSYWLLARVLRRFPDTPAAIEITALFDAQFTAEKIAAECDYLAQPTARGFKRPYGWAWLLKLAAELSGLPRQDLPHQDWSVRLAPLAEAFAQRFRDFLPLATYPVRVGTHFNTAFGLRMAADYAQATQDVALSTLLRETGLRWYGEDADCPAWGEPSGDDFQSSALIEAECMRRLLAPEAFLPWLARFLPRIENHQPRTLFEPASVSDRSDGKIAHLDGLNLSRAWCWRSLAASLPADDPRRPVALEAAQRHLAAGLPHIAGDYMGEHWLATFALLALEAGEAPAS; this is encoded by the coding sequence ATGCCGACAGAACCCCGTGAGCTGACCGCCGAAATCGCCGAACGCTTCGCCCGGATCGCGCTTGGCCATGTCGGGCGCGAATATCCCAACAAGCCCGACCATGTCCTTGCCGGGCCGCAGGATGCGCGCACGCCGCGCGAGCTGCACCCCGTCTTCTACGGCAGCTTTGACTGGCACTCCTGCGTCCACAGCTACTGGCTGCTCGCCCGGGTGCTGCGGCGCTTTCCGGACACGCCTGCGGCCATCGAGATCACGGCGCTCTTTGACGCGCAGTTCACCGCGGAGAAGATCGCCGCCGAATGCGACTATCTCGCCCAGCCGACGGCGCGCGGCTTCAAGCGCCCCTATGGCTGGGCCTGGCTGCTGAAGCTCGCAGCCGAACTCTCCGGCTTGCCGCGCCAGGATTTGCCGCACCAGGACTGGTCCGTCAGGCTCGCCCCGCTTGCCGAGGCATTCGCCCAGCGCTTCCGCGACTTCCTGCCGCTGGCAACCTATCCGGTCCGAGTCGGCACGCATTTCAACACCGCCTTCGGCCTCAGGATGGCGGCCGATTATGCGCAGGCGACGCAGGATGTCGCGCTCTCCACGCTGCTGCGCGAGACCGGCCTGCGCTGGTATGGCGAGGACGCCGACTGCCCAGCCTGGGGCGAGCCGAGCGGCGATGATTTCCAGTCCTCGGCCCTGATCGAGGCCGAATGCATGCGCCGCCTGCTGGCGCCGGAGGCGTTCCTGCCCTGGCTCGCGCGTTTCCTGCCGCGCATCGAGAACCACCAGCCACGGACCTTGTTCGAGCCTGCCTCCGTCAGCGACCGCAGCGACGGCAAGATCGCCCATCTCGACGGCCTCAATCTCAGCCGGGCCTGGTGCTGGCGCTCGCTGGCGGCCAGCTTGCCTGCCGACGATCCACGTCGCCCGGTGGCGCTGGAGGCGGCGCAACGCCATCTCGCAGCCGGGCTGCCGCATATCGCCGGCGACTATATGGGCGAGCATTGGCTCGCGACCTTTGCCCTGCTCGCGCTCGAGGCTGGCGAAGCGCCTGCCAGTTGA
- a CDS encoding carbohydrate ABC transporter permease, giving the protein MRTRTATLPQAVSPYHLGQRNRERLLNALAYGLLILAIIVIFFPLAWMVTVSVRPNIEVMKMPPDWIPQVFTLEGYAKIFSNKKFLVVFFNTMVVSLMVTGLSLVLGAMAAYALARFKFIGQRAVLMFLITTQMFPLVLLCIPYFRIFITLGLYDTRISLVIVYLTFTLPFCILMLRSYFLNIPRDIEEAAMVDGCSRLGAIFRTLIPMSYPAFIGAGLYTFLLAWNEFLFAVVLIESWENRVLTMAIYSLMAEFVTEWNTMMAFSVLASLPLVIAFIFLQRFMVQGMTAGALTS; this is encoded by the coding sequence ATGCGCACACGCACGGCAACACTGCCACAAGCGGTCTCGCCCTATCATCTCGGCCAGCGGAATCGCGAGCGGCTGCTCAACGCGCTCGCCTATGGGCTGCTGATCCTCGCCATCATCGTGATCTTCTTCCCGCTGGCCTGGATGGTCACGGTGTCGGTGCGCCCGAACATCGAGGTGATGAAGATGCCGCCGGACTGGATCCCGCAGGTCTTCACCCTGGAGGGCTATGCGAAGATCTTCTCCAACAAGAAGTTCCTCGTCGTCTTCTTCAACACCATGGTGGTCTCGCTGATGGTGACGGGGCTGTCGCTCGTGCTCGGCGCCATGGCGGCCTATGCGCTCGCCCGCTTCAAGTTCATCGGCCAGCGCGCCGTGCTGATGTTCCTGATCACGACGCAGATGTTTCCGCTCGTGCTGCTCTGCATCCCTTATTTCCGGATCTTCATCACGCTGGGGCTCTACGACACGCGTATCTCATTGGTGATCGTCTATCTCACCTTCACGCTGCCCTTCTGCATCCTGATGCTGCGCAGCTATTTCCTCAACATTCCCCGCGACATCGAGGAGGCTGCCATGGTCGATGGCTGCTCGCGGCTGGGGGCGATCTTCCGCACGCTGATCCCGATGTCCTATCCGGCCTTCATCGGGGCTGGCCTCTACACCTTCCTGCTCGCCTGGAACGAGTTCCTCTTCGCGGTCGTGCTGATCGAATCCTGGGAAAACCGGGTGCTGACCATGGCGATCTACAGCCTGATGGCCGAGTTCGTCACGGAGTGGAACACGATGATGGCGTTCTCGGTCCTGGCGAGCCTGCCGCTCGTCATCGCCTTCATCTTCCTGCAGCGTTTCATGGTGCAGGGCATGACCGCGGGCGCGCTGACCTCGTGA
- a CDS encoding sugar ABC transporter permease, whose translation MTVLHTGAPPSRLVTAHKSAGLSRTGGRSRIGRWTVLSLRRRYREEILAYSFLWPALLILVALLIYPLVDVIRLSFHDSNLQRETWVGFGNYAALLQDPLFWRSFGQTVIFTGFSVVFHLAIGLALALLLNMQINDSFRAIARGLLIVPWLLAPTVAGMIWVLMLAPFGVFNGLLVSVGVIDANASVSWLGDPSTALGSVTAMNVWRAFPFFMVMLLAGLQAVPKQLYEAAEIDGASLPRQFWHITLPQLRGVITTIVLLDSIWSFRAFDPVFVMTGGGPAHASEVLASAIYFDGFQKLRFGYASAEAVVMFVVLFTVSAIYVRRTMSNVS comes from the coding sequence GTGACAGTCCTGCACACGGGCGCGCCGCCGTCGCGCCTGGTCACAGCTCACAAATCGGCCGGCCTGTCCCGGACAGGCGGCCGATCCCGCATCGGTCGGTGGACGGTGCTCTCGCTCAGGCGGCGCTATCGCGAGGAGATCCTGGCCTATTCGTTCCTGTGGCCGGCCCTGCTCATCCTGGTCGCGCTGCTGATCTACCCGCTCGTCGACGTCATCCGATTGAGCTTCCACGACAGCAACCTGCAGCGCGAGACCTGGGTCGGTTTCGGGAACTATGCCGCCTTGCTGCAAGACCCGCTGTTCTGGAGGTCTTTCGGCCAGACCGTGATCTTCACGGGGTTCAGCGTGGTGTTCCATCTCGCCATTGGCCTGGCGCTGGCGCTCCTGCTCAACATGCAGATCAACGACAGCTTCCGCGCAATCGCGCGCGGATTGCTGATCGTGCCCTGGCTCTTGGCGCCAACGGTCGCCGGCATGATCTGGGTCTTGATGTTGGCGCCTTTCGGCGTCTTCAACGGGCTTCTCGTCTCGGTCGGCGTGATCGATGCCAACGCCTCGGTCTCCTGGCTCGGCGATCCCTCGACCGCGCTGGGCTCGGTCACGGCGATGAATGTCTGGCGAGCCTTTCCCTTCTTCATGGTGATGCTGCTGGCTGGCCTGCAAGCCGTGCCGAAACAGCTCTATGAGGCCGCCGAGATCGACGGTGCGTCATTGCCGCGCCAGTTCTGGCACATCACGCTGCCGCAACTGCGCGGGGTGATCACCACGATCGTCCTGCTCGACTCGATCTGGAGTTTCCGCGCCTTCGATCCGGTCTTCGTGATGACCGGCGGCGGCCCGGCGCATGCGTCGGAAGTGCTCGCCAGCGCGATCTATTTCGACGGCTTCCAGAAGCTGCGCTTCGGTTACGCCTCGGCGGAGGCCGTGGTGATGTTCGTCGTCCTTTTCACCGTCAGCGCCATCTATGTGCGCCGGACCATGAGCAATGTGAGCTGA
- a CDS encoding PfkB family carbohydrate kinase codes for MKRRIVCVGNLVHDEVFQVDALPSSGIKTGVLDYQSRFGGPAATAAVAICSLGGVASYWGRVGADAAGEAAIRIMSGHGVDCAGVAMIRDCRTLRAIVLVDGRGERSIVSDRRGLPPDPAVLPTDPLDDVAVVLVDSRWPAGAEIALDRARAAGISTVLDADGGTPADNERLVAKADHVVFSSEGLRDFAGEGAPDELLRRCAGGPGKVFAVTRGAAGSLWLLGGEIVCVPSFQVVMADTTGCGDVFHGAYALGLGEGMPPLEAARFATAAAALKGERAQGWNGMADRTAVASLMAAEAVA; via the coding sequence ATGAAGCGCAGGATCGTCTGCGTCGGTAATCTCGTTCATGACGAGGTCTTCCAGGTCGATGCCTTGCCTTCCTCGGGCATCAAGACCGGCGTCCTGGACTACCAATCGCGCTTCGGCGGCCCGGCTGCGACCGCTGCTGTCGCGATCTGCAGTCTTGGCGGCGTCGCCTCCTATTGGGGGCGGGTTGGCGCCGATGCGGCGGGCGAGGCGGCGATCCGCATCATGAGTGGGCACGGCGTCGATTGCGCCGGTGTGGCGATGATCCGGGACTGCCGCACCTTGCGCGCCATCGTTCTCGTCGATGGCCGGGGCGAGCGCAGCATCGTCTCGGATCGGCGCGGCCTGCCGCCCGATCCGGCCGTATTGCCGACCGATCCGCTCGATGATGTCGCCGTGGTGCTGGTCGACAGCCGATGGCCGGCGGGTGCAGAGATCGCGCTCGACCGCGCGCGAGCGGCGGGCATCTCGACGGTCCTTGACGCTGATGGCGGTACGCCGGCGGATAATGAGCGCCTCGTCGCCAAGGCCGACCATGTCGTGTTCTCGAGCGAAGGTTTGCGGGATTTCGCCGGCGAAGGCGCGCCCGATGAGTTGCTGCGCCGTTGCGCGGGAGGACCCGGCAAGGTCTTTGCCGTGACGCGTGGTGCTGCCGGCAGCCTGTGGCTGCTGGGCGGCGAGATCGTCTGCGTGCCGTCCTTCCAAGTCGTGATGGCTGATACGACAGGATGCGGCGATGTCTTCCATGGCGCCTATGCGCTTGGGCTCGGCGAGGGCATGCCGCCTCTCGAAGCTGCCCGCTTCGCGACGGCCGCGGCGGCGCTCAAGGGTGAGCGCGCGCAGGGCTGGAACGGCATGGCGGATCGGACCGCGGTCGCTTCCCTCATGGCGGCTGAGGCGGTCGCGTGA
- a CDS encoding ABC transporter substrate-binding protein: MTLASLLTLPTSSQAQQKEVRWGQWKGTEVGETFMSELKAAFEKDNPGIKLVPVDAPFTGFHDRAIVQHQAKKLPDVLMVQVDWVAEFADLGMIDALDERIAREPKEFWENIPKTFHQAWRGKQFYLPVESGAVALFWNTDLFKAAGLSGPPKSWEEFAEMSRKLTNPDKRQFAITGTLQGEPPTNMTYEIYPLMLQAGAKLINSTTNKAVFNSPEGVAAIEWYVERINKDKISVPGVLSNGEKEKRANFASGNVAMMLEGPWGIAIQKQLNPKLNYEIAPLPEGKAAGTMVRGSLNTLSSQAQDKEAAWAFIHWMSGPRGIEMWAKGTGAFPARTDVANQDWFKERKEFQAFVTQMGRSNAESPFLVMPNAVQMNKIMTTEVQNVVQGKKSAKQALDDAAAEWTKILASAK; this comes from the coding sequence ATGACACTCGCTTCCCTGCTCACCTTGCCGACCTCGTCCCAGGCCCAGCAGAAGGAGGTTCGCTGGGGGCAGTGGAAGGGCACCGAGGTCGGCGAGACGTTCATGTCCGAACTCAAGGCCGCCTTCGAGAAGGATAATCCCGGCATCAAGCTCGTGCCGGTCGATGCGCCCTTCACCGGCTTCCACGACCGCGCCATCGTCCAGCATCAGGCCAAGAAGCTGCCCGACGTGCTGATGGTCCAGGTCGATTGGGTGGCGGAGTTCGCCGATCTCGGCATGATCGATGCGCTCGACGAGCGGATCGCCAGGGAGCCCAAGGAATTCTGGGAGAACATCCCGAAGACCTTCCACCAGGCCTGGCGCGGCAAGCAGTTCTATCTGCCCGTCGAGAGCGGCGCCGTCGCGCTGTTCTGGAACACCGATCTGTTCAAGGCGGCCGGTCTTTCCGGCCCTCCCAAGAGCTGGGAGGAGTTCGCGGAGATGTCGCGCAAGCTCACCAATCCCGACAAGCGCCAATTCGCCATCACCGGCACGCTGCAGGGCGAGCCGCCGACGAACATGACCTATGAGATCTATCCGCTCATGCTCCAGGCGGGCGCGAAGCTCATCAACTCGACCACGAACAAGGCCGTCTTCAACAGCCCCGAGGGCGTGGCAGCGATCGAGTGGTATGTCGAGCGCATCAACAAGGACAAGATCTCCGTCCCCGGCGTGCTCAGCAATGGCGAGAAGGAGAAGCGCGCCAATTTCGCCTCGGGCAATGTCGCGATGATGCTCGAGGGGCCCTGGGGCATCGCGATCCAGAAGCAGCTCAATCCCAAGCTGAATTATGAGATCGCACCGCTGCCGGAGGGCAAGGCGGCCGGCACCATGGTGCGCGGCTCGCTCAACACCTTGTCGAGCCAGGCGCAGGACAAGGAGGCGGCCTGGGCCTTTATCCACTGGATGTCCGGCCCCAGAGGCATCGAGATGTGGGCCAAGGGCACCGGCGCTTTCCCGGCCCGGACCGATGTCGCCAACCAGGACTGGTTCAAGGAGCGCAAGGAGTTCCAGGCCTTCGTCACCCAGATGGGCCGCTCCAATGCCGAGTCGCCTTTCCTCGTCATGCCCAACGCTGTCCAAATGAACAAGATCATGACGACGGAGGTGCAGAACGTCGTGCAGGGCAAGAAGTCCGCCAAGCAGGCGCTCGACGACGCGGCGGCCGAGTGGACCAAGATCTTGGCCTCGGCCAAGTAG
- a CDS encoding LysR family transcriptional regulator, protein MAIIAQMNLAAIDLNLLVAFEALLEERHVTRAGQRIGLAQPSMSSALSRLRLLFKDDILVRTAGGMRPTAKALALAPAISEALTLLRTTLGPQKGFDAATSRHRFTLAVTDYGDLVVVPALVAALRREAPGVDLTVRPIIDAADALASLERGEIDAMIGGHLPSSPRCLRSRLFEEHFVCVRDGGASPGPIDAAGYLARPHVLFSAVGGDGSAGAVDQVLAARGLRRRVAVTLPHVVAVPFAVAGSDLIATMAARIAGRFAASAGVAIEPVPYPVASFDIDLVLRRDGESEPATAWLSRMIRRVTAAG, encoded by the coding sequence ATGGCTATCATCGCTCAGATGAATTTAGCTGCGATCGATCTCAACCTGCTGGTGGCCTTCGAGGCGTTGCTCGAGGAGCGGCATGTCACGCGTGCCGGTCAGCGCATCGGGCTCGCCCAGCCCTCGATGAGTAGCGCTCTTTCGCGTTTGCGGCTGCTGTTCAAAGACGACATCCTGGTCCGGACGGCGGGCGGCATGCGGCCCACAGCGAAGGCGCTCGCTCTGGCGCCGGCGATCAGCGAAGCGCTGACATTGCTGCGCACCACGCTCGGCCCGCAGAAAGGTTTCGATGCCGCCACATCGCGCCATCGCTTCACCCTTGCCGTCACCGATTATGGTGACCTCGTCGTCGTCCCGGCGCTGGTGGCGGCGCTGCGCCGCGAGGCGCCCGGGGTGGACCTGACGGTGCGGCCCATCATCGATGCCGCGGATGCTCTGGCCAGCCTCGAGCGCGGCGAGATCGATGCGATGATCGGCGGTCATTTGCCGTCCTCGCCACGTTGCCTGCGCTCGCGATTGTTCGAGGAGCATTTCGTCTGCGTGCGGGACGGCGGTGCCTCGCCTGGTCCGATTGATGCGGCGGGCTATCTCGCGCGGCCGCATGTCCTGTTCTCGGCGGTTGGCGGCGATGGCTCGGCCGGCGCGGTCGACCAGGTCCTGGCCGCGCGCGGGTTGCGGCGGCGCGTCGCCGTCACATTGCCGCATGTCGTCGCCGTTCCGTTCGCCGTTGCCGGCTCCGACCTCATCGCGACGATGGCGGCGCGGATCGCGGGGCGCTTTGCGGCGAGCGCGGGCGTGGCGATCGAACCGGTGCCTTATCCGGTAGCGTCCTTCGATATCGATCTCGTCCTGCGGCGCGATGGCGAGAGCGAGCCGGCCACGGCCTGGCTCAGCCGCATGATCCGGCGCGTGACGGCGGCGGGCTGA
- a CDS encoding DeoR/GlpR family DNA-binding transcription regulator — MATPGMDQLSKRHSEILDTLGRRGYLAIEELVAAFNVTPQTLRRDLQDLADRGLLRRHHGGASANVSTANADYGLRHVETADGKAAIGRVAAKLVTPGSSLFLTPGTTVDALAKAIVELAPSGLRVVTNSIAAAAILEQCPGISIQVTGGIWMRHNRALGGTPAVEFVENYRCDLHLTSIGAIDMEGNLLEYRDEEVVVARAMFRNARRKVLLADHTKFGRVATSRLAHLSEVSTLITDRKPNEQISAMIRRAGCELVVTG; from the coding sequence ATGGCTACCCCTGGAATGGACCAGCTCAGCAAGCGCCACAGCGAAATCCTCGATACGCTCGGTCGGCGCGGCTATCTCGCGATCGAGGAGCTGGTTGCTGCCTTCAACGTGACGCCGCAGACCTTGCGCCGCGATCTCCAGGACCTCGCCGACCGCGGCCTGCTCAGGCGCCATCACGGCGGCGCCAGCGCCAATGTCAGCACCGCCAATGCCGATTACGGTTTGCGCCATGTCGAGACAGCCGATGGCAAGGCCGCGATCGGCCGCGTCGCGGCCAAGCTGGTGACACCGGGAAGCTCATTGTTCCTGACGCCGGGGACGACCGTGGACGCGCTCGCCAAGGCGATCGTGGAGCTGGCGCCGAGCGGTTTGCGTGTCGTCACCAACAGCATCGCCGCCGCCGCGATCCTGGAGCAATGCCCCGGGATTTCGATCCAGGTCACCGGCGGCATCTGGATGCGCCACAACCGGGCGCTGGGCGGGACGCCGGCGGTCGAGTTCGTCGAGAACTATCGCTGCGATCTCCACCTCACCAGCATCGGCGCCATCGACATGGAGGGCAACCTGCTGGAATACCGGGACGAAGAGGTGGTGGTGGCGCGGGCCATGTTCCGCAATGCGCGGCGCAAGGTGCTGCTGGCCGACCACACCAAGTTCGGGCGCGTCGCCACCTCCCGCCTCGCCCATCTCAGCGAGGTCAGCACCCTGATCACCGACCGCAAGCCGAATGAGCAGATTTCAGCGATGATCCGGCGCGCGGGCTGCGAACTCGTGGTGACGGGCTGA
- a CDS encoding class II fructose-bisphosphate aldolase encodes MGCSSLTELADDLRTLKVDLSGASPDFSKAQRPPAEMIDRWAETAALAEPEARAFAVWAIRQAALAAGIVPASVQELYLARAAGKWQGRTVPAMNLRGWTYHTCRAVFRAAREMDAKLFIFEQAVGEAIYAAQPPAEYTAGVLAAALREGHQGPVFLQADHDQVNAGAYLKDSAAEIRRLEGVMREQVAAGFYSIDIDASTVVDLSLPTVREQQRLNAELTAHFTQFVRGIEPEGVTISLGAEIGEVGHENTTPEELHEFMAVYREEIAARGKALAPVSKISINSGTYHGGKMQPDGKLADVSVDYALLKTISDICRAEFGMGGAVQHGASTLPGHQLAKFPGTGAIEIHLALGFTNLIFDHPKLPKAIAGEIRDYTFAHHANERQHGENNLQFLYNTRKKAWKVMKARFWALPEPVGEAVMASLQGMFRDMFTWMNVGDTSQLVRDNTSLTKIAPPLPDTLDRIAAE; translated from the coding sequence ATGGGCTGCTCTTCGCTCACCGAACTCGCCGACGATCTCAGGACCCTCAAGGTCGATCTGTCCGGCGCCTCGCCCGATTTCTCGAAAGCGCAGCGGCCGCCTGCGGAGATGATCGATCGCTGGGCGGAGACGGCGGCGCTGGCCGAGCCCGAGGCGCGCGCCTTCGCGGTCTGGGCGATACGGCAGGCGGCGCTGGCGGCAGGCATCGTGCCGGCCTCGGTGCAGGAGCTCTACCTCGCGCGCGCCGCAGGCAAATGGCAGGGCAGGACCGTCCCGGCCATGAACCTTCGCGGCTGGACCTATCATACCTGCCGCGCCGTGTTTCGCGCCGCCCGGGAGATGGACGCCAAGCTGTTCATCTTCGAGCAGGCGGTCGGAGAAGCGATCTACGCCGCCCAGCCGCCGGCCGAATATACCGCGGGCGTGCTGGCCGCTGCCCTGCGCGAGGGGCATCAGGGCCCGGTCTTCCTCCAGGCCGACCATGACCAGGTCAATGCCGGCGCCTATCTCAAGGATAGCGCGGCGGAAATTCGCAGGCTGGAAGGGGTCATGCGCGAGCAGGTCGCCGCCGGCTTCTACAGCATCGACATCGACGCTTCGACCGTCGTCGATCTCTCACTGCCGACGGTGCGGGAGCAGCAGCGCCTGAACGCGGAGCTGACCGCGCATTTCACGCAATTCGTGCGCGGCATCGAGCCTGAGGGCGTCACCATCTCGCTTGGCGCCGAGATCGGCGAAGTCGGCCACGAGAACACCACGCCCGAAGAACTGCACGAGTTCATGGCGGTCTATCGCGAGGAGATTGCAGCGCGGGGCAAGGCGCTGGCGCCGGTCAGCAAGATCAGCATCAACTCCGGCACTTATCACGGCGGCAAGATGCAGCCGGACGGCAAGCTCGCCGATGTCAGCGTCGATTACGCGCTGCTGAAGACGATCTCGGATATCTGCCGCGCGGAATTCGGCATGGGCGGCGCCGTGCAGCACGGCGCCTCGACGCTGCCCGGTCATCAACTCGCGAAATTCCCGGGCACCGGTGCCATCGAGATCCATCTCGCGCTGGGGTTCACCAACCTGATCTTCGACCATCCGAAGCTGCCGAAGGCGATTGCCGGCGAGATCCGGGATTACACTTTCGCCCATCACGCCAATGAACGGCAGCATGGTGAGAACAACCTGCAATTCCTCTACAACACGCGCAAGAAGGCCTGGAAGGTGATGAAGGCCCGGTTCTGGGCCTTGCCCGAGCCCGTCGGCGAGGCGGTCATGGCGTCGCTGCAAGGCATGTTCCGCGACATGTTCACCTGGATGAATGTCGGCGACACCTCGCAACTCGTCCGCGACAACACCAGCCTGACCAAGATCGCGCCACCCTTGCCCGACACGCTCGACAGGATTGCCGCAGAGTAA